A window of the Heptranchias perlo isolate sHepPer1 chromosome 37, sHepPer1.hap1, whole genome shotgun sequence genome harbors these coding sequences:
- the LOC137304341 gene encoding transmembrane emp24 domain-containing protein 1-like: MGPGTGDRGPGVGPRGPGTGDRGPGVGDRGSGAEGRAAGAGDRGPRVGPRGVGVWGPRGVGVWGPLLLLTLLIRSLGAVSFTQPSDSEFTFVLPPGREECFYQSVGHNSSMELEYQVIGGAGLDVDFTVFSPNGDGLIAESRRSDGVHTIEPTIIGDYKICFDNSFSTISEKLIFFEVIFDDAQEEDWSEIVEPEELLDIKIDDIKESIGNMNSKLGKSVQIQAILRAFEARDRNLQEGNLERVNFWSAVNLGVMLVVSFVQVYMLKSLFDDRRKVQT; the protein is encoded by the exons ATGGGGCCGGGGACCGGGGATCGGGGGCCGGGGGTCGGGCCGCGGGGGCCGGGGACCGGGGATCGGGGGCCCGGGGTCGGGGACCGGGGATCGGGGGCCGAGGGTCGGGCCGCGGGGGCCGGGGATCGGGGGCCGAGGGTCGGGCCGCGGGGGGTCGGGGTTTGGGGGCCGCGGGGGGTCGGGGTTTGGGGGCCGCTCCTTCTCTTAACGCTGCTGATCCGCTCCCTCGGGGCCGTGTCCTTCACTCAGCCCTCGGACTCCGAGTTCACGTTCGTACTGCCGCCGGGCAGAGAGGAGTGTTTCTACCAGAGCGTCGGTCACAACAGTAGCATGGAGCTGGAATACCAG GTGATCGGAGGGGCCGGGCTCGACGTTGATTTCACCGTCTTTAGTCCGAATGGTGATGGGCTGATCGCAGAGTCCAGGCGGTCTGACGGTGTCCACAC GATTGAGCCTACGATTATTGGTGATTATAAAATCTGCTTTGACAATTCCTTCAGCACCATTTCCGAGAAGCTTATCTTCTTCGAGGTGATTTTTGATGATGCGCAGGAAGAGGACTGGTCAGAGATTGTGGAACCAGAGGAGCTTCTGGACATTAAAATTGACGATATCAAG GAATCGATCGGGAATATGAACAGCAAGCTAGGGAAGAGCGTGCAGATCCAGGCCATTCTCCGAGCATTCGAGGCACGGGATCGCAATCTGCAGGAGGGCAACTTGGAACGGGTCAATTTTTGGTCAGCTGTCAATCTGGGGGTGATGCTGGTGGTCTCATTTGTGCAGGTCTATATGTTGAAAAGTCTCTTCGATGACCGCAGAAAAGTCCAAACTTAA